The proteins below are encoded in one region of Gambusia affinis linkage group LG07, SWU_Gaff_1.0, whole genome shotgun sequence:
- the LOC122834746 gene encoding protein S100-B-like, giving the protein MEASTDDFSELESGMASIIKVFHKYSGQNCTLRKADLKALINNEMNHFIKKIKDKKILNQLFTDLDQNRDLEIDFKEFVALIAMVTSACHEIFNQTHKH; this is encoded by the exons ATGGAG GCCTCTACAGACGATTTCTCAGAGTTGGAGAGTGGTATGGCCAGTATCATTAAAGTTTTCCATAAATACTCGGGTCAGAACTGCACGCTGAGGAAGGCAGACCTTAAAGCTCTCATCAACAATGAGATGAATCACTTCATCAAG aaaattaaggACAAGAAGATCCTGAACCAGCTCTTCACTGATCTGGACCAGAACAGAGACCTGGAGATCGACTTCAAAGAGTTCGTAGCCCTCATCGCCATGGTTACTTCAGCATGTCACGAAATCTTCAACCAGACCCACAAGCATTGA
- the LOC122834742 gene encoding bile acid-CoA:amino acid N-acyltransferase-like: protein MFRPHVSVKAIERLGHIKMKPDFTIWKKLAGLQRLTGKVRWKSNTRPAPVLTAAPVRALVDEQIGIRGHFLPPRCPVTVYARMHCDEGDLWESFAHYNTDESGTFSLTRDPSVGGSYLGCEPMGLFWSMQPAPGGREGLRLRKKNVESPYLVHVSLLEGHVSASEGQRSELAAVTAERWYIAPGVKRVEINQNGLIGTLFIPPGPGPFPAMLDLWGMGGGLQEYRSSLLASRGYASFCLAYFGHKDLPGPPNRMNVGDSYFKAAFLLLQDHPQVVSDRVGIIGLSFGGYLTLRIATKTGVKPSCLVCINGPVGSMVSLLNPDGRTDEFDSSQKFWNFDDEGYVIFKDVSLPGNIPPDRFAKVEKLDCPLMYIVGEDDLSSASIENADLIEERLRLAGKSHLFTRLSYPGAGHLIEPPYSPSARASMWSVKPKKLITMWGGHPAPHAAAQEDAWKKMLDYLEKNLRS, encoded by the exons ATGTTCAGGCCACATGTGAGTGTGAAAGCTATAGAGCGGCTCGGTCACATCAAGATGAAACCAGACTTCACTATTTGGAAGAAACTGGCAGGTTTGCAGCGGCTTACAG GGAAAGTTCGGTGGAAGAGCAACACCAGACCCGCCCCCGTTTTGACGGCCGCTCCTGTCCGCGCCCTCGTTGACGAGCAGATCGGCATTAGAGGACACTTCCTGCCCCCACGCTGTCCCGTCACAGTGTATGCAAGAATGCACTGCGACGAGGGAGACCTATGGGAGTCGTTCGCTCATTATAACACAGATGAGAGTGGAACTTTTAGCT TAACTCGTGATCCTTCAGTGGGAGGCTCCTATTTGGGCTGCGAGCCGATGGGACTCTTCTGGAGCATGCAGCCAGCTCCTGGAGGAAGAGAAGGTTTAAG ACTGAGGAAGAAGAATGTGGAGAGTCCTTACCTGGTGCATGTTTCTCTGCTGGAAGGCCACGTCTCAGCCAGCGAGGGGCAGCGCTCTGAGCTGGCAGCGGTGACTGCTGAACGGTGGTACATCGCACCAGGAGTGAAGAGGGTAGAGATTAATCAAAACGGACTCATAGGAACATTGTTCATACCACCTG GTCCAGGCCCGTTTCCAGCCATGTTGGATCTGTGGGGAATGGGTGGAGGACTGCAGGAATACCGCTCTTCTCTCCTTGCATCCAGAGGCTATGCTAGTTTTTGTCTTGCCTACTTTGGGCACAAAGATCTGCCTGGCCCACCAAATCGTATGAACGTCGGGGATTCATATTTTAAG GCTgccttcctcctgctgcaggaTCACCCTCAGGTCGTCTCAGACAGAGTCGGCATCATTGGCCTCTCCTTCGGAGGCTACCTGACGCTTCGCATCGCCACCAAAACTGGAGTTAAA ccatcttgtttggtTTGCATCAACGGCCCTGTGGGTAGCATGGTGTCACTCTTGAATCCAGACGGCAGGACAGACGAGTTTGACAG ttccCAGAAATTTTGGAATTTTGATGATGAGGGCTATGTCATTTTCAAAGACGTCTCTCTGCCTGGTAATATTCCTCCTGACAGGTTTGCTAAG gtggAGAAGCTGGACTGTCCTCTGATGTACATAGTGGGTGAAGATGACCTGAGTTCTGCAAGCATTGAGAACGCAGATCTG ATTGAGGAGAGGTTAAGGTTGGCTGGTAAATCCCACCTGTTCACCCGCTTGTCCTACCCCGGCGCTGGTCACCTGATTGAGCCGCCCTATTCCCCGAGTGCAAGAGCATCCATGTGGTCCGTCAAACCCAAGAAAT tgatCACGATGTGGGGCGGTCATCCTGCACCGCACGCTGCTGCCCAGGAAGATGCatggaagaaaatgttggaTTATTTGGAGAAAAATCTGAGAAGCTGA
- the sys1 gene encoding protein SYS1 homolog, producing the protein MASNFRSYIWDPVLIICQIVLMQCIYYSFLGLWLAGVDSLVHSSRSLDQIFSYEVLGFATMQGRLSMMAFILNSLTCALGLWFFIRRGKQCLDFTVTVHFFHMIGCWIYNSHLPSALSWWLVNVACIALMAVIGEYLCMRTELRAIPVNTGPKSNL; encoded by the exons ATGGCCAGCAACTTCCGGAGCTATATCTGGGACCCGGTCCTCATTATCTGCCAGATTGTGTTGATGCAGTGCATCTACTACAGCTTCCTCGGCCTGTGGTTGGCTGGCGTGGACAGCCTTGTGCACAGTAGTCGCTCCCTAGATCAGATCTTCAGCTATGAA gtccTTGGTTTTGCTACCATGCAGGGAAGGCTCTCGATGATGGCGTTTATCTTGAACTCTCTTACATG CGCTCTGGGTCTGTGGTTTTTCATCCGTCGGGGGAAGCAGTGCCTGGACTTCACCGTCACCGTTCACTTCTTCCACATGATCGGCTGCTGGATCTATAACTCCCACCTTCCCTCGGCGCTCTCCTGGTGGCTCGTCAACGTGGCGTGCATCGCGCTGATGGCTGTGATCGGGGAGTACCTGTGCATGCGGACTGAGCTCAGGGCCATCCCAGTCAACACTGGACCCAAATCGAACCTGTGA